In Actinoplanes derwentensis, the following proteins share a genomic window:
- the sigB gene encoding RNA polymerase sigma factor SigB: MTDEVETLTDLDATDERGVSADLVRAYLNGIGRTRLLTAVEEVTLSKRIEGGLYAEEKLPTATAETAALLKIIAAEGKAAKNHLLEANLRLVVSIAKRYTGRGMAFLDLIQEGNLGLIRAVEKFDYTKGYKFSTYATWWIRQAITRAMADQARTIRIPVHMVEQVNRMVRCRRDLAATIGREPSIAEIAKAMDVPEFQVIELISYDREPVSLDQAVGEDGESALGDFVAAAGPTVPGEGTTTGELRSEVEIVLGTLSERESAVIRLRFGLDDGRQRTLDEVGREFGLSRERIRQIEKVTMLKLRDPERASRLEAYAS, from the coding sequence ATGACCGACGAAGTCGAGACGCTCACCGACCTGGACGCCACCGACGAGCGGGGCGTCTCCGCCGATCTGGTTCGCGCCTACCTCAATGGCATCGGGCGCACCCGGCTGCTCACCGCAGTCGAGGAAGTGACCCTCTCCAAGCGCATCGAGGGCGGACTGTACGCCGAGGAGAAGCTCCCGACGGCCACCGCCGAGACGGCCGCCCTACTGAAGATCATCGCGGCGGAGGGCAAGGCCGCCAAGAACCACCTGCTCGAGGCTAACCTGCGCCTCGTCGTCAGTATCGCGAAGCGGTACACCGGTCGTGGCATGGCGTTCCTCGACCTGATCCAGGAGGGCAACCTCGGCCTGATCCGCGCCGTCGAGAAATTCGACTACACCAAGGGCTACAAGTTCTCCACGTACGCCACCTGGTGGATCCGGCAGGCCATCACCCGCGCCATGGCCGACCAGGCCCGCACCATCCGCATCCCGGTGCACATGGTCGAGCAGGTCAACCGGATGGTCCGCTGCCGCCGCGACCTGGCCGCCACGATCGGTCGCGAGCCCAGCATCGCCGAGATCGCCAAGGCCATGGACGTGCCCGAGTTCCAGGTCATCGAGCTGATCTCGTACGACCGGGAGCCGGTCAGCCTGGACCAGGCCGTCGGCGAGGACGGCGAGAGCGCCCTCGGTGACTTCGTTGCCGCCGCCGGCCCGACCGTGCCCGGTGAGGGCACCACCACCGGCGAGCTGCGCAGCGAGGTCGAGATCGTGCTCGGCACCCTCTCCGAGCGGGAGTCCGCGGTGATCCGGCTGCGCTTCGGCCTGGACGACGGCCGCCAGCGCACCCTCGACGAGGTCGGCCGCGAGTTCGGTCTCAGCCGCGAGCGGATCCGCCAGATCGAGAAGGTCACCATGCTGAAGCTGCGGGACCCGGAGCGGGCCTCCCGCCTCGAGGCTTACGCCTCCTGA
- a CDS encoding sporulation protein → MVFKRMMQALGVGGPSVDTVLTNPNTYPGGFLEGQVHVVGGDHAVDIEYVAIALTTRVEVESGDSEYQTNQEFHRQRLTGSFKLEQGARHDVPFRFEVPWQTPITEVYGQHLTGMTMGLATELEVARAVDKSDLDTVAVHPLPAQERILNALLQIGFRFSRADVEQGRVYGVEQHLPFYQEIEFYPPGQYASGINQLELTFLPTPQKLQVILELDKRGGVFTEGHDAFGSFDIDYATADQIDWVARLDQWLRQSAQRRGLFF, encoded by the coding sequence GTGGTCTTCAAGCGAATGATGCAAGCGCTCGGCGTCGGCGGACCCTCGGTCGACACCGTGCTCACCAATCCGAACACCTATCCAGGTGGTTTTCTGGAGGGTCAGGTCCACGTGGTGGGCGGTGACCACGCCGTCGACATCGAGTACGTGGCGATCGCCCTGACCACCCGGGTCGAGGTGGAGAGTGGTGACAGCGAGTACCAGACGAACCAGGAGTTCCACCGGCAGCGGCTGACCGGCTCGTTCAAGCTGGAGCAGGGCGCCCGTCACGACGTCCCGTTCCGCTTCGAGGTGCCCTGGCAGACCCCGATCACCGAGGTGTACGGGCAGCACCTGACCGGTATGACGATGGGTCTCGCCACCGAGTTGGAGGTGGCCCGAGCCGTCGACAAGTCCGACCTGGACACGGTGGCCGTGCACCCGCTGCCGGCTCAGGAACGGATCCTCAACGCGTTGCTGCAGATCGGTTTCCGGTTCAGCCGGGCCGATGTCGAGCAGGGCCGGGTCTACGGTGTGGAGCAGCATCTGCCGTTCTACCAGGAGATCGAGTTCTACCCGCCGGGGCAGTACGCGAGCGGCATCAACCAGCTGGAGCTGACCTTCCTGCCGACTCCGCAGAAGCTGCAGGTGATCCTGGAACTGGACAAGCGCGGCGGGGTCTTCACCGAGGGGCACGACGCGTTCGGCAGTTTCGACATCGACTACGCGACCGCCGACCAGATCGACTGGGTGGCCCGGCTCGACCAGTGGCTGCGCCAGTCGGCCCAGCGGCGGGGCCTGTTCTTCTAG
- the dtd gene encoding D-aminoacyl-tRNA deacylase has product MRALVQTVSRATVTVGDEITGEIEDGLLVLVGVTHDDTPAKAAELARKTWELRILDDRSAADLAAPLLVVSQFTLYGDARKGRRPSWGAAAPAEVAEPLIEEYVTALRARGAAVETGRFRAHMLVESVNVGPRTVLLEL; this is encoded by the coding sequence ATGCGTGCACTGGTGCAAACCGTGAGCCGGGCGACCGTGACGGTCGGCGACGAGATCACCGGCGAGATCGAGGACGGTCTGCTGGTGCTGGTCGGGGTCACCCACGACGACACCCCGGCGAAAGCCGCCGAGCTGGCCCGCAAGACCTGGGAACTGCGGATCCTGGACGACCGCTCGGCCGCCGACCTCGCCGCGCCGCTGCTGGTGGTCAGCCAGTTCACGCTCTACGGCGACGCACGCAAGGGCCGCCGGCCGAGCTGGGGCGCGGCCGCACCGGCCGAGGTCGCCGAACCATTGATCGAGGAGTACGTGACAGCATTGCGCGCCCGGGGAGCGGCTGTCGAGACCGGCCGCTTCCGGGCGCACATGCTCGTGGAGTCGGTGAACGTCGGACCCCGCACGGTCCTGCTGGAGCTCTAG
- a CDS encoding methyl-accepting chemotaxis protein, which yields MPLTSTATGRGTESTRTTTTRSPAPARPARPTDQDATRRQARSVAKQQQAAERIASATAQISAQNAQAAEASRQLSESMQQIAAGAEESSGATQQSLAAMNQIEEKAVRQEQTTRQVADLSQVLQGLINDARNGINNLLANVDSASNRQSASVATITELEKQADEIGEIVKTVAHIADQTNLLALNAAIEAARARQHGKGFAVVADEVRTLAETSERSARQIRDLIDEVRSSVTEIAGAVQTSAERARGEADKGKTISSQLEQIRADMGSITAGATEMAATAEQSKRSAASAKQRSEEIAAAAEQQSAACEESLQTVAQQTQALRQSEQAAEMLAEVSETLRSSTDIAKSAEDVASAAEELSAAVEEINRAATQINVAISEINAGARTAAQKGEQTSVLVGEIEQGAQLSVNRGASAVERSDVILGLLVSNKEAVESMIEAIGQAAREGGENVRKVTELEQISRRIDKIVDAIANVSIQTNMLAVNGSVESARAGEFGKGFAVVSTDIRNLARDSADNADRIKDLVKSVQDRIIEVRADLEETSRLSLAEAESAKTTTARLEEIEREMQQVRGGNEEVRESAIGIAHTLGEVKVGLEQIASAAGQAEQLAGQAATAAREQAQGAEDLAAAVEEIAALADELQNAA from the coding sequence ATGCCCCTCACCAGCACCGCCACCGGACGTGGCACCGAGTCCACCCGTACCACCACCACCCGATCGCCGGCTCCGGCCCGCCCCGCCCGTCCCACCGACCAGGACGCCACCCGTCGGCAGGCCCGGTCGGTGGCGAAACAGCAGCAGGCCGCCGAGCGGATCGCGTCGGCGACCGCTCAGATCTCGGCGCAGAACGCCCAGGCCGCCGAGGCGTCCCGGCAGCTCTCCGAGTCGATGCAGCAGATCGCCGCGGGTGCCGAGGAGTCCTCCGGCGCCACTCAGCAGAGCCTGGCCGCGATGAACCAGATCGAGGAGAAGGCGGTCCGGCAGGAGCAGACCACGCGGCAGGTCGCTGATCTCAGCCAGGTCCTGCAGGGTCTGATAAACGACGCCCGGAACGGGATCAACAACCTGCTGGCGAACGTCGACAGCGCCTCCAACCGGCAGTCCGCCTCGGTGGCGACCATCACCGAGCTGGAGAAACAGGCCGACGAGATCGGCGAGATCGTCAAGACGGTCGCGCACATCGCCGATCAGACCAACCTGCTGGCCCTGAACGCCGCGATCGAGGCGGCCCGGGCCCGGCAGCACGGCAAGGGATTCGCGGTGGTCGCCGACGAGGTTCGGACCCTGGCCGAGACCAGCGAGCGCAGCGCCCGGCAGATCCGGGACCTGATCGACGAGGTACGCAGCAGCGTCACCGAGATCGCCGGGGCGGTGCAGACCTCCGCCGAGCGGGCCCGCGGCGAAGCGGACAAGGGCAAGACGATCAGTTCGCAGCTGGAGCAGATCCGGGCCGACATGGGCTCGATCACGGCCGGCGCCACCGAGATGGCCGCCACCGCCGAGCAGTCGAAACGGTCCGCGGCCAGCGCCAAACAGCGGTCCGAGGAGATCGCGGCGGCGGCCGAGCAGCAGTCGGCCGCCTGTGAGGAGTCGCTGCAGACGGTGGCGCAGCAGACCCAGGCGCTGCGGCAGAGCGAGCAGGCCGCCGAGATGCTGGCCGAGGTGTCCGAGACGCTGCGCAGCAGCACCGACATCGCCAAGAGCGCGGAGGATGTCGCCTCCGCCGCCGAGGAACTGTCGGCGGCGGTCGAGGAGATCAACCGGGCCGCCACCCAGATCAACGTGGCGATCAGCGAGATCAACGCGGGGGCGCGGACCGCGGCGCAGAAGGGTGAGCAGACCTCCGTGCTGGTCGGCGAGATCGAGCAGGGCGCGCAGCTCTCGGTGAACCGGGGCGCCTCCGCGGTGGAGCGGTCCGACGTGATCCTGGGTCTGCTGGTCAGCAACAAGGAGGCCGTCGAATCGATGATCGAGGCGATCGGCCAGGCCGCCCGCGAGGGGGGCGAGAACGTCCGCAAGGTGACCGAGCTGGAACAGATCTCCCGCCGGATCGACAAGATCGTGGACGCCATCGCGAACGTCTCGATCCAGACCAACATGCTCGCGGTGAACGGCTCCGTCGAGTCGGCCCGGGCCGGTGAGTTCGGCAAGGGCTTCGCCGTGGTCTCCACCGACATCCGCAACCTGGCCCGGGACTCGGCGGACAACGCCGACCGGATCAAGGACCTGGTCAAGTCGGTGCAGGACCGGATCATCGAGGTCCGCGCCGACCTGGAGGAGACCAGCCGGCTGTCGCTGGCCGAGGCCGAGTCGGCCAAGACGACCACCGCCCGCCTGGAGGAGATCGAACGCGAGATGCAGCAGGTCCGCGGCGGCAACGAGGAGGTCCGCGAGTCGGCGATCGGGATCGCGCACACGCTCGGCGAGGTCAAGGTCGGCCTGGAGCAGATCGCGTCCGCCGCCGGCCAGGCCGAGCAACTGGCCGGCCAGGCCGCCACCGCCGCCCGGGAACAGGCTCAGGGTGCCGAGGATCTCGCGGCCGCGGTCGAGGAGATCGCCGCCCTCGCCGACGAGCTCCAGAACGCCGCCTGA